In Mustelus asterias chromosome 16, sMusAst1.hap1.1, whole genome shotgun sequence, one DNA window encodes the following:
- the LOC144505412 gene encoding beta-1,3-galactosyltransferase 5-like, which produces MGLFSAARHFQSCREKKNLLVFVPLLLIFIIRGYFSQFRLDFLHLMKFDDHSFLMLPNSSCDTNPPFLVLLVTSAQDLLEARSAIRQTWGRERTTHGQRVVTYFLLGYSQEHQEQLLKESSLHKDIIQKNFTDSYYNLTTKVLMGLEWVNRFCPSTSFVMKTDSDMFVNTDYLTELLLGKNRKDFFTGFIMRSLRPNRDRSSQWYISEQEYPQEKYPPFCSGTGFVLSTDVANGIWTVSRIIPYFKLEDVYVGLCLAELKIDPVEIHSERKFHHWKIPFSVCGFRKLVTSHSVNPSELLSFWKTLEDAADTRCPGDE; this is translated from the coding sequence ATGGGGCTATTTTCTGCTGCAAGACATTTCCAGTCATGTCGAGAAAAGAAAAATCTTTTGGTTTTTGTCCCCTTGTTGCTGATATTTATTATACGTGGATATTTTAGCCAGTTCAGGCTTGATTTTCTGCATTTGATGAAGTTTGATGACCACTCCTTCCTCATGCTGCCCAACAGCAGCTGTGACACCAATCCCCCATTTCTGGTCCTTCTGGTCACCAGTGCCCAGGACCTGTTGGAAGCTCGCTCGGCCATtcggcagacatgggggagagagCGGACAACCCatggccagagggtggtgacctaCTTCCTGCTGGGGTACAGCCAAGAGCATCAGGAGCAGCTGCTGAAAGAAAGTTCACTGCACAAGGACATCATCCAGAAAAATTTCACCGACTCTTATTACAACCTGACCACCAAGGTACTGATGGGGCTGGAGTGGGTGAACCGATTCTGTCCGTCCACCTCCTTCGTGATGAAGACCGATTCCGACATGTTTGTCAACACGGATTATCTGACCGAGCTCTTGTTGGGAAAGAATCGCAAGGACTTCTTCACCGGCTTTATCATGAGGAGTTTAAGGCCCAACAGGGACCGATCCAGTCAATGGTATATTAGTGAACAGGAATATCCTCAGGAGAAATATCCACCATTCTGTTCCGGCACTGGGTTCGTGCTTTCAACCGATGTTGCCAATGGAATCTGGACTGTTTCCAGGATCATTCCCTACTTTAAACTGGAGGATGTTTACGTCGGGTTGTGCTTGGCGGAGTTGAAGATTGATCCTGTGGAAATCCACTCGGAACGGAAATTCCACCACTGGAAAATACCATTTTCTGTTTGTGGTTTTCGGAAACTCGTCACCTCTCACAGCGTGAATCCCTCTGAGCTGCTGAGCTTCTGGAAAACACTGGAGGATGCAGCAGATACGCGTTGCCCTGGAGACgagtga